The Sulfurimonas lithotrophica genome includes a region encoding these proteins:
- a CDS encoding TIGR00282 family metallophosphoesterase has protein sequence MRIAFIGDIVGKPGREMLRDYLFILKKEHSIDFVIANYENASHGFGLTSKNANELFAYGIDVMTGGNHSWDKKEVVALFDTHEILRPHNYPDEVEGTGCKVYDIGSEKLAVLNLMGHYAMPMCENGFRVAQSTVASLHEEGVKNIFVDFHAEASSEKRAMMMLLQGKVSGIIGTHTHVSSDDFQIANGTAYLSDIGLTGCRDNVIGMDAKTPLKQFLTGMKGHFDIPKKCKKILQMAVMDMEDGKCSSAYKLKVFDNGKIIKTDAWLED, from the coding sequence ATGAGAATAGCATTTATAGGCGATATAGTAGGAAAACCCGGACGTGAGATGTTAAGAGACTACCTTTTTATACTCAAAAAGGAGCATTCTATAGATTTTGTTATAGCAAATTATGAAAATGCATCTCACGGTTTTGGTTTAACGAGCAAAAATGCAAATGAACTTTTTGCTTACGGAATAGATGTTATGACCGGCGGTAACCACTCTTGGGATAAAAAAGAGGTAGTAGCTCTTTTTGACACACATGAGATTCTTCGTCCACACAACTACCCCGATGAGGTAGAAGGAACCGGATGTAAGGTTTACGATATCGGGAGTGAAAAACTGGCAGTTTTAAACTTAATGGGGCACTACGCTATGCCGATGTGTGAGAATGGTTTTCGTGTGGCACAAAGTACGGTTGCATCTTTGCACGAAGAGGGTGTAAAAAATATATTTGTAGATTTTCATGCCGAAGCTAGCAGTGAAAAACGTGCTATGATGATGCTACTACAAGGAAAAGTGTCTGGAATTATAGGTACACATACACATGTAAGCAGTGATGATTTCCAAATAGCTAATGGGACAGCGTATTTGAGTGATATCGGTCTTACCGGATGCAGGGATAATGTAATAGGTATGGATGCAAAGACACCTCTAAAGCAGTTTCTAACAGGTATGAAAGGTCACTTCGATATCCCTAAAAAATGTAAAAAGATTCTTCAAATGGCCGTTATGGATATGGAAGATGGAAAATGCTCAAGCGCATATAAACTAAAAGTATTTGATAACGGTAAGATTATAAAAACAGATGCTTGGTTAGAGGATTAG
- a CDS encoding CPBP family intramembrane glutamic endopeptidase — translation MKIKLILEFSAIFILLPLLFLLHLLPKYMIIPSLWLVSLYAYIILRVKGQVIFANSFELEDINYILKRFIVISSIIFIFTFFLYPNKLFGLIVTQPYIYLAVIIFYPLFSVIPQELLFRQFFFYRYSLNFSKFTIIWANALAFGFVHVAFGNILAVIFTILGGLLFASTYKKTECLILVIIEHSLYGVLIFTVGLGEFFYHNNGY, via the coding sequence ATGAAAATAAAACTCATACTAGAATTTAGTGCAATATTTATATTGCTTCCTTTGCTTTTTTTATTGCATCTACTTCCAAAGTATATGATAATTCCATCTTTGTGGCTAGTATCTCTCTATGCCTATATTATACTAAGGGTAAAGGGACAAGTTATATTTGCTAACAGCTTTGAACTGGAAGATATTAACTATATACTAAAAAGATTTATCGTTATAAGTTCTATAATCTTTATCTTTACTTTTTTTCTATATCCCAATAAGCTTTTTGGATTAATAGTTACTCAGCCCTATATTTACTTAGCTGTCATTATATTTTATCCTCTATTTTCGGTTATCCCGCAGGAGCTGCTTTTTAGGCAGTTTTTCTTTTACAGATACTCTTTAAACTTCTCTAAATTTACTATCATATGGGCAAATGCACTTGCTTTTGGTTTTGTACATGTAGCATTTGGAAATATTTTAGCCGTGATTTTTACAATTCTCGGCGGTTTACTCTTTGCAAGTACCTACAAAAAAACAGAGTGTTTGATACTTGTAATAATCGAGCACTCACTTTATGGGGTGCTAATATTTACTGTAGGTTTAGGGGAATTTTTTTATCATAATAATGGGTATTAA
- a CDS encoding DEAD/DEAH box helicase, translated as MSQSIFFEYLSQNKKTDLDILICEDSEEARSLESVAKFFKQDVLLFPDFRPAFGDDLRVYKEELHTLFSCLRRYNNTDKKPIIISPLKTLLFYMPKPELLDSLVLEFGGNIDLKAFKSKMLHWGYNFVDMVQVEGEISFRGDIIDIYVPASELPIRISLFDDEIEQIKYFELESQRTQKEELDKFEVTSAFFSLDESSYDELSQKAESSEYEALVKDIASLGLWHLDDKSYNFLEGKKVKLVRNLDDVLIDAYALNNPQLYRDEFNLEILKDSDDYKELVVADVHSLLKVHKDKKITIIAANEAVMKQVGLFELKNVTEVYAPYILNILTPDEMVISLNKPDKKRRRRKSSILLDDLKKGDYVVHEDYGVGIFESIEQTEILGGVKDFIVIKYIGDDKVLLPVENLDYIDRYIASGGSVPVLDRLGKGSFGKLKDKVKKRLLEIAGVIVNTAAARALIKAPKIDINKKELEEFQKKAGFDYTDDQTQSINEIINQMRSGHIMDRLLSGDVGFGKTEVAMNTIYAAYKSGYQSALIVPTTLLSAQHFRSLDERFNELGIRYAKLDRFVSAKDKKNITAALASGELDCVVGTHALFGLGFKKLGVVIVDEEHKFGVKQKEKIKELYHNVHMLSMSATPIPRSLNQALSSIKTMSQLLTPPSARLGVRTFVKEYSEKLIKEVILRELRRGGQVFYVHNSIEHMPIKLGEIKAILPELRVVMLHSKISAVETEKELLKFEAGEYDMMIATSIIESGIHMPRVNTIIVDGADRFGIADLHQLRGRVGRGSYEGFAYFIVDNKENLTDEAKKRLLALESNSFLGSGSVLAHHDLEIRGGGNLVGDAQSGHIKNIGYSLYLKMLEDAIRELSNTQESSRDKVDIKLTISAYLSDDIISEDRLRLDIYRRLSACEESVEVYEIQEEVIDRFGELDAPTRQFFELMEIKLLALDKKIKNISNYGQNITLVYKNDSKESIKSNSKDDDDIIKAVLYYLRNAKPKTI; from the coding sequence ATGTCTCAGAGTATTTTTTTTGAGTATCTAAGTCAAAATAAAAAAACAGATTTAGATATATTAATTTGTGAAGATTCTGAGGAGGCACGCTCTTTAGAGAGCGTCGCCAAATTTTTCAAGCAAGATGTTTTACTTTTTCCGGATTTTCGTCCGGCTTTCGGCGATGACTTACGTGTATATAAAGAAGAACTTCATACACTTTTTTCATGTTTAAGACGCTATAACAATACTGATAAAAAACCGATAATTATTTCTCCCTTAAAAACACTACTGTTTTATATGCCAAAACCTGAATTACTGGATTCTTTAGTCTTGGAATTTGGCGGAAATATTGATTTAAAAGCTTTTAAATCAAAAATGCTTCATTGGGGTTATAACTTTGTAGATATGGTTCAGGTCGAGGGTGAAATATCATTTCGCGGAGATATTATAGATATCTATGTACCTGCATCTGAGCTGCCTATTCGTATATCTCTTTTTGATGATGAAATAGAGCAGATTAAATATTTTGAACTTGAATCCCAACGTACGCAAAAAGAGGAACTTGACAAGTTTGAGGTTACAAGTGCGTTTTTCTCTTTAGATGAAAGCTCATATGATGAACTCTCCCAAAAAGCAGAATCTAGTGAATACGAAGCACTTGTAAAAGATATAGCATCTCTAGGTCTTTGGCATCTAGATGATAAATCTTATAATTTTTTAGAAGGTAAAAAAGTAAAGTTAGTTCGTAACTTAGATGATGTACTTATAGATGCATATGCACTTAATAATCCTCAACTCTATCGTGATGAGTTTAATTTAGAAATATTAAAAGACTCTGATGATTACAAAGAGTTGGTAGTAGCGGATGTTCATTCACTGCTAAAGGTTCATAAAGATAAAAAAATAACCATAATAGCGGCAAATGAAGCCGTAATGAAACAGGTCGGATTGTTTGAGCTTAAAAACGTAACAGAAGTTTATGCTCCGTACATTTTAAACATTTTAACGCCTGATGAGATGGTTATCTCCCTGAATAAACCTGATAAAAAACGTCGTCGTAGAAAAAGCTCGATTTTACTGGATGATTTGAAAAAAGGTGATTACGTAGTACATGAGGACTACGGCGTAGGTATATTTGAATCTATCGAGCAAACTGAGATTCTTGGAGGGGTTAAAGACTTTATAGTTATCAAGTATATCGGCGATGACAAAGTTTTACTTCCAGTTGAGAACTTAGACTATATAGACCGCTACATAGCTTCAGGCGGTTCGGTTCCGGTACTTGACCGTCTTGGAAAAGGAAGCTTTGGAAAACTAAAAGATAAGGTTAAAAAACGTCTTTTAGAGATTGCAGGGGTTATAGTAAATACCGCAGCTGCACGTGCACTTATAAAAGCTCCAAAAATTGATATAAATAAAAAAGAGTTAGAAGAATTTCAGAAAAAAGCCGGATTTGATTATACCGATGACCAGACTCAGTCGATAAATGAAATAATCAATCAGATGAGAAGCGGTCATATTATGGACAGACTGCTTAGCGGTGATGTGGGTTTTGGTAAAACTGAAGTTGCCATGAACACTATATATGCCGCGTATAAATCGGGTTATCAGTCGGCTTTAATAGTTCCGACGACACTTCTCTCAGCTCAACATTTCAGAAGTCTGGATGAGCGCTTTAATGAGCTTGGCATCAGGTATGCAAAACTAGACCGTTTTGTATCTGCAAAAGATAAAAAAAATATAACTGCCGCACTTGCATCCGGTGAGCTTGATTGTGTGGTTGGAACTCATGCACTTTTTGGACTTGGATTTAAAAAACTAGGCGTTGTAATAGTAGATGAGGAACATAAATTTGGAGTTAAGCAAAAAGAGAAGATAAAAGAGCTTTACCATAATGTGCATATGCTTAGTATGTCTGCTACTCCGATTCCACGTTCACTAAATCAGGCACTTAGTTCCATAAAAACAATGAGCCAGCTTCTAACACCTCCAAGTGCAAGACTGGGTGTCAGGACTTTCGTTAAAGAGTATAGTGAGAAACTTATAAAAGAGGTTATACTTCGTGAGCTTCGACGTGGCGGACAGGTTTTTTACGTGCATAACTCGATTGAGCATATGCCTATTAAACTAGGTGAAATTAAAGCAATTCTTCCCGAGCTTCGCGTAGTGATGCTTCACTCTAAAATCTCAGCCGTAGAGACTGAAAAAGAGCTTCTAAAATTTGAAGCTGGCGAGTATGACATGATGATAGCGACAAGCATCATAGAGAGTGGAATCCATATGCCTAGGGTAAATACCATCATAGTTGACGGTGCTGACAGATTCGGTATCGCAGACCTGCATCAGCTTCGCGGTCGTGTTGGTCGTGGGTCTTATGAGGGCTTTGCATACTTTATAGTCGATAATAAAGAAAATCTTACAGATGAAGCTAAAAAACGTCTTCTTGCACTTGAATCAAACTCATTCTTAGGATCTGGTTCAGTACTTGCGCATCACGACTTGGAGATTCGTGGGGGTGGAAACTTGGTTGGAGATGCACAAAGCGGGCACATTAAAAACATAGGTTATTCACTGTATCTAAAGATGCTTGAAGATGCCATTCGTGAACTTAGCAATACCCAAGAATCTTCTCGTGATAAAGTAGATATAAAACTTACAATCTCAGCGTACTTGAGTGATGATATAATCAGCGAAGACAGATTAAGACTTGATATATACAGACGTTTATCCGCCTGTGAAGAGAGTGTTGAAGTTTATGAGATACAAGAGGAAGTGATAGACCGCTTTGGTGAGCTTGATGCACCGACTCGTCAGTTCTTTGAGCTTATGGAGATAAAACTTCTTGCACTTGATAAAAAGATAAAAAATATCTCTAACTATGGACAAAATATTACTCTTGTATATAAAAATGATAGCAAAGAGAGTATCAAATCAAACTCTAAAGATGATGACGATATTATAAAAGCTGTGCTTTATTATCTAAGAAATGCAAAGCCGAAGACTATTTAG
- a CDS encoding bactofilin family protein — protein sequence MNLKCNLYVDGELEGKINSTKEVNIGKHGHINGDVTTKRLVVQGFVEGTLHADRVEIKANGHVRGTVEASELVIEAKGIFEGNSIVKGVKETPAAANLPSNNLSKEDIDKEIKKA from the coding sequence ATGAATCTAAAATGTAACCTGTACGTAGATGGTGAACTTGAAGGTAAAATAAACTCTACAAAAGAGGTAAATATCGGCAAACACGGTCACATAAACGGTGATGTTACTACAAAAAGACTAGTAGTTCAAGGTTTTGTTGAAGGTACGCTTCATGCCGATCGTGTGGAAATTAAAGCAAACGGTCATGTTAGAGGTACTGTTGAAGCTTCCGAGTTAGTTATAGAAGCAAAAGGTATTTTTGAAGGTAACTCAATCGTTAAAGGTGTAAAAGAAACACCTGCAGCTGCAAATTTACCGAGTAACAACCTTTCAAAAGAAGATATCGACAAAGAAATAAAAAAGGCGTAG
- a CDS encoding M23 family metallopeptidase codes for MNNHFTITINDDNGVKQFNLHQIVKKVIWYILGFLAFIGMFAVSTILYLNYSVEQIEVKRQNMENAYAELKAKNKDLDESMKETQVALFLKKKELNEVSDSLSEIETLIGMSPVEDSSLQERVTKTKLNSEHMASLLQFIPNGSPVTYEGITSKYGYRIHPTLNRKEFHRGLDMRAKMKTPVYATADGVVEYAGYHKKSGFGKLVILEHNYGFKSYYGHLNKVVVKYGTFVKKGTLIAYSGNSGMSSGPHLHYELRFLHRTVNPFYFVKWNVQNYKAIFEQEKNIPWQSLITATAHIKVPQPTQTQPLSRLALRSKAK; via the coding sequence ATGAATAATCACTTTACGATTACTATTAACGATGATAACGGTGTTAAGCAGTTTAACCTGCATCAAATAGTAAAAAAAGTTATTTGGTATATTTTAGGTTTTCTTGCATTTATAGGAATGTTTGCCGTTAGTACCATACTATATTTAAATTATTCCGTAGAACAAATTGAAGTAAAACGTCAAAATATGGAAAATGCATATGCTGAACTAAAAGCCAAAAATAAAGACTTAGATGAAAGTATGAAAGAAACTCAGGTTGCACTTTTTCTAAAGAAAAAAGAGCTAAACGAAGTTTCTGATTCATTATCGGAGATTGAAACACTTATAGGAATGTCTCCTGTAGAAGATAGTTCTCTTCAAGAAAGAGTTACTAAAACAAAACTAAATTCAGAACATATGGCTTCATTACTACAGTTTATACCAAACGGTTCACCGGTAACATATGAAGGTATTACAAGTAAGTATGGCTACAGGATACATCCAACACTAAACAGAAAAGAGTTTCATCGTGGTTTAGATATGCGTGCAAAGATGAAAACACCTGTATATGCGACGGCAGACGGTGTAGTGGAATATGCAGGATATCATAAAAAAAGCGGGTTTGGAAAGTTAGTAATACTCGAACATAACTACGGATTTAAGTCGTATTACGGACATTTAAACAAAGTAGTAGTAAAATACGGAACATTTGTAAAAAAAGGTACCCTGATAGCATATTCCGGAAATTCAGGAATGAGTAGTGGACCTCATTTACATTACGAGCTAAGATTTTTACACCGCACGGTTAACCCGTTTTACTTTGTAAAATGGAATGTACAAAACTATAAAGCTATATTTGAACAGGAGAAAAATATACCATGGCAATCTTTAATAACGGCGACAGCACACATCAAAGTACCACAACCGACACAAACACAACCATTATCACGGCTGGCACTTCGATCAAAGGCGAAATGA
- a CDS encoding bifunctional folylpolyglutamate synthase/dihydrofolate synthase encodes MHTLTKFLDSKPLFYDEIDYNRFPKTYKKIKKYINIPKIVHLIGTNGKGTTGRFLATALFNNNYSVGHYTSPHILKFNERIWINGSDVSDEVLEDAHKKLYTLLDKEDSDALSYFEYTTLLAMLVFEGCDFVVLEAGLGGEFDATAVFEKELSLVTPIDLDHQAFLGSTIEAISKTKLNSIQNNAIISKQKYSKVYDIASQMNKNIIKIEELLNKQDYKKIDKIADFLSLASYLKENLSLAIGALKFLGIDYKKSDFKDAKLFGRLSKIDENIIVDVGHNPLAASSVVKELAPQKYILIYNSYKDKDYEMILKILKPIIKEVQIIDIEGERIENKVSLHNILKHLKIEYSHYYKTEPNNKYLVFGSFSVVERFLKEYIN; translated from the coding sequence ATGCATACTTTAACTAAATTTTTAGACTCAAAACCTCTGTTTTACGATGAGATAGATTATAATCGATTTCCAAAAACATACAAAAAAATAAAAAAATACATCAATATTCCAAAGATTGTGCATCTAATAGGTACAAACGGAAAAGGTACAACGGGCAGGTTTTTAGCAACTGCTTTATTTAACAATAATTATAGTGTAGGACACTATACATCACCTCATATTTTAAAGTTTAATGAGCGTATTTGGATTAACGGCAGTGACGTAAGTGATGAGGTTTTAGAAGATGCACATAAAAAACTCTACACACTCTTAGATAAAGAGGACTCGGATGCACTTAGTTATTTTGAATATACTACTTTACTTGCGATGCTTGTTTTTGAGGGTTGTGATTTTGTCGTGCTTGAAGCAGGACTCGGTGGTGAATTCGATGCTACTGCGGTATTTGAAAAAGAACTTAGTTTAGTTACGCCGATTGACTTAGACCATCAGGCTTTTTTAGGTTCTACTATAGAAGCAATTTCAAAAACTAAACTTAATTCTATTCAAAACAATGCAATAATATCAAAGCAAAAATATTCTAAAGTTTATGATATAGCTTCGCAAATGAATAAAAATATAATAAAAATAGAAGAACTGTTAAATAAACAAGATTATAAAAAGATTGACAAAATAGCCGATTTTTTATCTTTAGCTTCATATTTAAAAGAAAATTTATCTTTAGCAATTGGAGCTTTAAAGTTTCTTGGTATTGATTATAAAAAGTCAGATTTTAAAGATGCCAAATTGTTTGGAAGGTTGAGTAAAATAGATGAAAATATTATTGTAGATGTGGGGCATAATCCATTGGCAGCGTCTTCAGTAGTTAAAGAACTTGCACCGCAGAAGTATATTTTAATATATAATTCTTATAAAGATAAAGACTATGAAATGATTTTAAAAATACTAAAACCGATAATTAAAGAGGTTCAAATAATAGATATTGAAGGGGAGCGTATAGAAAATAAAGTATCGCTTCATAATATTTTAAAACATTTAAAGATAGAATACTCACACTACTATAAAACCGAGCCGAACAACAAATATTTGGTATTTGGCTCATTTAGTGTAGTTGAAAGATTTTTAAAAGAGTATATTAATTAG
- a CDS encoding HDOD domain-containing protein, with protein MTFEKIIENIDTLPPLSNAANAVRSMYASGLEIMSVPSLVRVLESDAMLMANLLKVINAPFYGLRQKVLSARQAVTLLGTHRIYMFVVKYSIDETLKADTSVYGFDTKQFNELCHLQSALMFQWYSRVNDSEVKLLSQLALIMESGKLLLANEVKKSDYIGEFRKAFNECEDIDKFEKELLGISTYRISAELFKHWNLEEHYVNTLLALDYDEEKLKEINFDLKKYRNLIDIIRTAINVKEVLSEDSILKASKKVARMGLSKGIFEETANKIKDAYFN; from the coding sequence ATGACTTTTGAAAAAATAATTGAAAATATAGATACTCTTCCTCCACTTTCAAATGCGGCAAATGCCGTTAGAAGTATGTATGCAAGTGGACTTGAGATAATGAGCGTGCCTAGCTTAGTTAGGGTTTTAGAATCCGATGCAATGTTAATGGCTAATTTACTAAAAGTAATAAATGCTCCATTTTACGGACTAAGACAAAAAGTTTTAAGTGCAAGACAAGCCGTTACTTTACTCGGAACACACAGGATATATATGTTTGTAGTTAAGTACTCAATCGATGAGACTTTAAAAGCAGATACCAGTGTATATGGTTTTGATACAAAACAGTTTAACGAACTATGTCATCTACAAAGTGCTTTAATGTTTCAATGGTATTCACGTGTTAACGATTCGGAAGTAAAACTTTTATCGCAACTTGCTTTAATAATGGAATCCGGTAAGTTATTATTGGCAAATGAAGTAAAAAAAAGCGACTATATAGGTGAATTTAGAAAAGCTTTTAACGAATGTGAAGATATTGATAAGTTTGAAAAAGAACTTTTGGGAATTAGTACATACAGAATCTCCGCAGAACTTTTTAAACACTGGAATTTAGAAGAGCACTATGTAAATACTTTGCTTGCTTTGGATTATGATGAAGAGAAACTAAAAGAGATAAACTTTGATTTAAAAAAATACAGAAATCTAATAGATATAATCAGAACGGCTATAAATGTTAAAGAGGTTTTGAGTGAAGACTCAATATTAAAAGCTTCAAAAAAAGTTGCAAGAATGGGTTTGAGCAAAGGGATATTTGAAGAAACGGCCAATAAAATAAAAGATGCATACTTTAACTAA
- a CDS encoding GGDEF domain-containing protein, whose product MTIQNIISKAIKRLEVEGKLLTPDFYAEAFCKEATIANMNVEDCSHLEKYTSTLNKEFQKELQQYRIKTMSELTRFLVARLNRTNQSVCSETLEAQMLFTKRVLQVVSELHNKEASDLAAKSLVLLDSNPNIAQIEQFRQLWTNFITSYDNSFLQKIGIKDKKDLKKSIESIEMTCLESDPNLIESESMHNVASLLVSSLVPSIASSVNEKIANLSHKIRRKPELLSSAAVENEIKEAIKLRIALDKESVKEMVESLDGVLDKLSIRLIEMIERSDKSTTEIEGIKKELEKYNEESENSKVNFKLAHKKLYTLALALEESTKNLSTDLNSHNNEVKRLSKKIEKLENQLNEARAESKEDFLTKLYNKRALDEFIAVKEAEYERYNRNYSIVMLDIDHFKSVNDNYGHDAGDAVLYAFAKIAKQEARTVDIIGRFGGEEFMALLSETDAKGALIFAEKVRKHVQKAKFMYRGNRIEVTVSAGIGERKQHPSLESTIKCADENLYKAKKNGRNQVIYK is encoded by the coding sequence ATGACAATTCAAAATATAATAAGTAAAGCTATTAAAAGGTTGGAAGTTGAGGGGAAATTACTAACGCCTGATTTTTATGCAGAAGCATTTTGCAAAGAAGCCACGATTGCTAATATGAACGTCGAAGACTGTTCACATTTAGAAAAATATACCTCCACTCTAAACAAAGAGTTTCAAAAAGAGCTACAACAATACAGAATCAAAACTATGAGCGAATTAACTCGTTTTTTAGTAGCTAGGTTAAACAGAACAAACCAGTCTGTTTGTTCAGAAACTTTAGAAGCTCAAATGTTGTTTACAAAAAGAGTTCTTCAGGTTGTAAGCGAATTACATAATAAAGAAGCCAGTGATTTGGCTGCCAAAAGTTTAGTTTTGCTTGATTCAAATCCGAATATTGCACAAATTGAGCAATTTAGACAATTATGGACAAATTTTATAACTTCGTACGATAACTCTTTTTTGCAAAAAATAGGGATTAAAGATAAAAAAGATTTGAAAAAATCTATAGAATCAATTGAGATGACATGTTTAGAGTCAGATCCAAATTTAATAGAATCTGAATCGATGCATAATGTAGCTTCTTTGTTGGTCTCATCCTTAGTTCCATCAATTGCATCCAGCGTAAATGAAAAAATAGCAAACTTATCTCATAAAATAAGAAGAAAACCGGAGTTATTGTCTTCGGCAGCTGTTGAAAATGAGATAAAAGAAGCGATAAAACTCAGAATTGCACTTGATAAAGAGAGTGTAAAAGAGATGGTCGAGTCTCTTGACGGTGTACTTGATAAACTCTCTATAAGACTTATCGAGATGATAGAGAGAAGCGATAAATCTACAACAGAGATTGAAGGTATAAAAAAAGAGTTAGAAAAATATAATGAAGAAAGTGAAAACTCAAAAGTTAATTTTAAATTAGCACATAAAAAACTTTACACTTTAGCTTTAGCTCTTGAAGAGAGTACGAAAAATTTAAGTACTGATTTAAATTCTCATAACAATGAGGTAAAAAGACTTTCAAAAAAAATAGAAAAATTAGAAAATCAACTTAATGAAGCCAGAGCCGAATCAAAAGAAGATTTTTTAACCAAGCTATATAATAAAAGGGCTTTAGATGAATTTATAGCCGTAAAAGAAGCAGAGTATGAGAGATATAACCGTAATTATTCAATTGTAATGCTAGATATTGACCACTTTAAGTCGGTAAACGATAATTATGGACACGATGCAGGAGATGCAGTGCTTTATGCTTTTGCGAAGATAGCAAAACAAGAAGCAAGAACTGTCGATATTATAGGACGTTTCGGCGGTGAAGAGTTTATGGCATTACTTAGTGAGACGGATGCAAAAGGTGCACTTATATTTGCCGAGAAAGTTAGAAAACACGTTCAAAAAGCAAAATTTATGTATAGAGGAAATCGTATAGAGGTAACCGTAAGTGCAGGTATAGGTGAAAGAAAACAGCATCCATCTTTAGAAAGCACTATTAAATGTGCCGATGAGAACTTATATAAAGCAAAAAAGAACGGACGAAATCAAGTAATATATAAATAA
- the lptE gene encoding LPS assembly lipoprotein LptE encodes MNSAVVKIVLTLVTISLITACGYRPSAKFSRELLGQKISTEVSISLQDPQNTVLIKDAVDSAIVETLQSSLTTKDKSDAHLQISISNPSYSPIQYDANGYVIAYRMTVTLKIIKFQDGKSKSYSSKGSYDFSVTPNAVITDQERFDAIEFSASKAIGSFIAKISAEGARNKKE; translated from the coding sequence ATGAACTCAGCTGTTGTAAAAATAGTTTTAACGCTTGTTACTATATCTCTTATAACAGCTTGTGGATACAGACCTAGTGCTAAGTTCTCACGTGAACTACTTGGTCAAAAGATAAGTACGGAAGTCAGTATATCTCTACAAGACCCTCAAAATACGGTTTTAATCAAAGATGCTGTAGATTCTGCCATAGTAGAAACACTTCAATCATCTCTAACGACTAAAGACAAGTCGGATGCACATTTACAGATCTCTATAAGCAACCCTAGTTATTCACCGATACAGTATGATGCAAACGGGTATGTTATAGCTTACAGAATGACGGTAACTTTAAAGATTATAAAATTTCAAGACGGAAAATCGAAATCTTATAGTTCAAAAGGCTCATATGACTTTAGTGTAACGCCAAATGCTGTAATAACCGATCAAGAACGTTTTGATGCAATTGAGTTTAGTGCTTCTAAGGCTATTGGTTCATTTATTGCTAAGATATCGGCAGAGGGTGCAAGAAATAAAAAGGAATAG